Sequence from the Mycobacterium florentinum genome:
CGACGAGATGAAGCAGATGGCCGAACCGGATGGAAGCTGGTTCTTTTCCAGCAGCCGGTCGATCAGGTGGCGGTGCCCGATGAAGTTGATCTTCAGCAGGTCGGTCGCGCCGTCGGCAACACCGGCCGCCGAGAACAGGGCGTGGACGGGGCCGTCCAGCTGCTCGAGCGCCGCGTCGATCGAGGCGGGGTCGCGCAGGTCGACCTGGATGTACTTGGCTACGTCATAGGTCACCGGCGCGTAGTCCATCACGATGACTTCGGCACCGAGCTCGGCCGCCGACTTGGCCGCCGCGGCGCCCATGCCAGTCGCGCCACCGACAACGAGAGCGCGCTTGCCGTCGTAGCGCAACCGATCGACAATGGTCATGGAAATCCCCTTCTCGGATAATGCCAACGCGGTTCTAACTGCTCAACTGTATGGGTAACAGTTATTTGGTTCAATACCGGGTCCGGATTAAAGGGGGCGTTCTACTTGCCGCGCACGGCCGCGCCGCGCAAGACGGTGTCACGGGTGTGCACCAGCGCCGGTCGCTTGCCGATTTCGCGCAGAATGTTCTCCGGTATCCACTGCAGACCGATGACGCAGCGCGCCAGCATGGCGGTGGACGGAGCGTCGATGCGGATCTCGCCGGAGCGAATGCCTTCGGAGAGCAGGGATTTCATCTGCCGCAATCGGGTAGGATACGACCAGCCCGGATTGGCGGTCGGCGGCGATTGCCGCATCCACGCCAGCTGAATCCGGAATTCGTCGGAGAACCGGTCCAGTGCATTGACGTTGATCCAGCTCAGCGCGTCCAGCTTCTCGATGGGTGTGGCATCCGAGCGCAGCACGCTGACCCAGCCGGCCTCAACCTTCTGCCCGAACGACACCATGATCGAGTCGAGAAGTTCGTCCTTGGAGCCGATCACCCGATAGACGGTGCCGGTGCCAAGACCCGCCGCCGACGCGATATCGCGGATCGTGGTGGCTTCGTACCCTTTGCGGCCGAATTCGGTTCGTGCCACCGCACGGACATGGGCGGCCTTGTCACTGGGATCGGCGTCGCTGTCGTCGGCCCACGATTCGATGACCGCGCTGGCGGCTGCAAAGGCGTTGGACCGATCCAGCGCCGCATCGGTGGGGGGCCGGGCCGCCAAGCCTTGCAAGATGATTCGGCACAGCAGTTCCGCCACCTGGTCGGGTGCCGAGTTGTGGCGCATCACGTCGAGCCCGACCTGCAGCATGGTCTGACAGATGCGGTCGGCCAGCGTGGGGAGATCGATGTCGGGCTTGATGTAGCCGGTCCACCTGCCGGCGCGCAGCGTCTGCACCATCGCCTCTTGCACCGCGACGGACTGTTGCCGGGTCAGGTTCATCAATTCCGGGTCCGCGCTCGGTCCCTCGTAGAAGGACATCTGCAGCGCGGCCCGATGGTGCACGGCACAGTTGGCGACCGCCGCCCCCAGCTCGATGATCTTCGCGGCGGCCGGTCGCGAATCGGCCTCGTCCAAGCGCGCCTTGGCGTTTTCCCCGATGCGGTGCAGGTCGTCCTGATAGCGGCGGATCAGCTCGATCAGGATCGCTTCTTTGGATTCGAAGTGGTGATACAGGCTTCCCGGCAGAATCCCGGCCGCGTCGGCGATCTCCTGCAACGACGTTCGCAATCCCGAGGATGCGATCAAAGACGCGGCGGTCTGCAGGATCTCGGTGCGGCGCGTCCCGGAGTCGTCGTTGCCGGCCTGATCCAGACGATCCGCCGTCGCCCGCTTGCCCTTAGCCAAGGTTTCGGCTTTGGCCATGGCTAACGGTGCGCGTTTCGAGAGGACTGCGACCGGGCCACGCTACGCATTCGTCCTCCTGCCGAACCAAATCTTTGTTAAAGGCTATCAGATTGCCCAACCGGAAACCGGCTCAAATGCGCTGCTAACAGCGCTGACAGCCCATTCTAAAGCCCTAGAGCCCGGGACCGTCCCAACTGTCCACCGCGACCACCTCATCGAGCGGACGCCGCGGGGCGGGGGAGAAGGTGTGCCCGGCCCGCAATCGGCCCACCGGCAGCAGGGCGCCCTGGACGAACGACGGCGGGATCCCCAGCAGCTCGCGCACCTCGTCTTCGTGGTGCAGATGCAGCGTCGTCACGCAGGTGCCGTAGCCCCGGGTGTGCAAGGCCAGCTGAAAGTTCCACACCGCGGGGAAGATCGACCCGTACAGGGTTGCCAGGTGAAACGATTCGTCGCCGTCGATGCGCGGCAAGTAGGGCTCATAGCTTGGGATTACCAGCAGCGGTACCTTCGCCATGTTCTCGACCAGCCACTCCGTCGACGACATGAGCCGGCTCTCCGGCGTGCCGCTCGGCAGCAGGTCGGCGAGCAGCTGACCGCCGACCCGCTTCAGGTATGCGTCGCGGTACAACTCGGCGATCGTTTCCCGCTTCTTCGGATCCGCGACCACCAGCCAGCGCCAGGCCTGCGAGTTCGAGCCGTTGGCGGCCTGCAGGCCGACGCGCAGGCATTCGCGAATGTCCTCGAGGTCCACCTGCGCGTCCAGGTCGAGCGTCTTACGCGCGGAACGGGTGGCGGTCAGCAGGTATTCGATATCCATCAGCGCCCTCTCCGGGTAAGGCGCGCACCGACTTCGGCGAGATACCGGTCGGGTCCGCCGAGAAGTGAGCTCCAGCTCAGCAGGCGCTTGAGGTAGAGATGCGCGTCGTGCTCCCAGGTGTAGCCGATCCCGCCGAGCACCTGGATGGCCGTGTCGCCCACGGTGGCCAGTCGCCCGGCGAACGCCTTGGCTCGCAGCGCGGCGAGATGCTTTTCGTCGGATCCAAGGTCGGCGTCGGCGGCCCAGAGCGCGTGGATCACGCCGCTGCGGGCCAGTTCGACGGTCTCGTACATATCGACGCACAGATGCTGGATCGCCTGAAACGATCCGATGACCTGACCGAATTGCTTTCTGACTTTTGCGTATTCGACGGCGAGGTCCATGACGGCCCGCGCGGCGCCGAGCGCGTCGGCGGCGGTGGCGATCAGCAGGTCGTCGATCACCGCCGCAACGTCGGCGGATGCCGCCGTGGCCAGCCGCTGCGCGGGCACGCCGTCGAGCCGGACGCGAAACTGTTTGCGGGTCTGATCGATACCGCGCTCGGGCGCCACGGTGATACCGGAAGAGTCGGTGTTCACCGCGAAAAGCGCCGTGCCGTCCGGGTCTTCGGCAAGCACCAGCAGCACGTCGGCCGCCGCCGCATCGGACACGTCGCCGAGCTCACCCCGCAGGACGTTGCCGTCTTCGGCAGCGACATTCTGGAAGTCCAGGAAGCTGACGGTGGCGACCGTCGTCCCGTCCGCGATGCCGGCCAAAATCGTTGCAGCACTGTCATTGTCGCAGAGCCGCGTCAGGGCGCGCGGGGCGGCCACCGCGGTGGACAGCCACGGCCCCGGATGCAGGGCGGCGCCGAGCTCTTCGGCCACGACGCCGGCCTCGACCATCGTCATCCCCGCGCCGCCGTGTTCCTCCGGCACCAACAGCCCAGTGGTACCGAGGTCGGCCAGGCCACGCCAGACCGCATCATCCATGCCGGTCGGATTGTCGAGCAGTTCGCGCACGTGACCCGAAATCGGTGCCTTGTCAGCAAGAAAGCGCCGGGTGGTGTCGCGCAGCGCGACCTGTTCGTCGCTGAGTTCGAGGTTCATTTGCGTGGCAATCCGAGTACGCGTTGCGCGGTGATGTTCTTGTTGATCTGCGTGGTTCCGCCCGCGATGGTCAGCGAGCGTGAGGTGAGCCGGTAGTTCGCCCACGCGGCGTCGTCGCCGCGGGTACCCAGCACGTCGAAGGCCAACGCGGCCATGTCCTGTCCGATCTCACCCCACACGGTCTTGGCGAGGCTGGCCGATCCGAATGCGGTGATTTCCGACCCGCCGTGCAGGGTCGCCGAGATCGACCGCTGACACAGCACCTCGAGATACTTGATGCGGACCGCGATTTCGCCGAGGCGCCGCAGCGTCACCGGATCGTCGAGTGCGTCGGTCTGCGCGGCGATGTCGTCCACCAGCTCTTCCAGCCGCACCCGCATTTCGGCGTAGAGCCGTGCGGCCCCGGCCCGTTCGTGGCTGAGCGTGGTGGTGGCTACTTGCCAACCGCCGTTGAGCGGTCCGAGCAACGCGTCGGCGGGCACCCGCACGTCGTGAAAGAACACCTCGGCGAAATCGGTGTCGCCGTTGAGCGTGACGAGCGGACGGACCTCGATCCCGGGCAGCTTCATGTCGACGATCAGGCACGAGATTCCCTTGTGCTTCGGGGCGTCGGGATCGGTGCGCACATACAGCTGGCACCAGTGCGCCCGGTGCCCGAGCGAGGTCCAGATCTTCTGGCCGTTGACGACGAAGTCGTCGCCGTCCCGGACGGCGCGGGTGCGCAGCGAGGCGAGATCGGATCCGGCCTCGGGCTCCGACATTCCCTGGCACCAGATGTCGTCGGCGCGCATCATGCGGCGCAGCAGCGTCTTCTTCTGGTCTTCGGTGCCGTACTGCATGATTGCGGGGGCGATGTTGTTCATCCCAATGACGTTGAGCGGCATCGGAGCCCGCGCGCGGGTGGTCTCCTCGGTGTAGACCAGCTGCTCGAGCACCGTCGCTCCGCGGCCGCCGTATTCGCGCGGCCAGGAGACCGCGGCCCATCCCGCGTCGGACATGGTGCGGCTCCACCCGCGCAGCATCTCGAATGACGCATCGTCGCGGCCCGAGGGCCGGCGTGCGGCCACCAGCTCTTCGGTCAGGTTCGCGGACAGCCAGTCGCGCAGTTCGACGCGGAACTGTTCCAATTCCGCCGGGTAGGAGAAGTCCACTTTTCCTTGACTCTGGTCGTGGCTAACTGCGACTTAGCCGGACTTTACGGTGGAGCATTTTTTTGGTCAACAACGTCTATCGCGACTGTGGCTCAGGGAATGCGACCTCTGCGTTGCCCGGCATCGCGCTGACGCCGCGTCGCTCACAGACTTCCAACACCTCGTCGACGATCGAGCCGGGAACGAGAAACCGCTCGGTGGCCGACATCTGCTCGAGGTGCGCCTCGATGTCTTCGGCGGTGGGTTCGCTGTCGGTGTCCGCCAGCCAGCCCTCGCTCAGCCCGACGAACACCCGTGCATAGCGTCCGGCGGCGGCCGAGTAGTTGCGGTGGGTGAACGTGCAGGCGCGGCTGGCGAGGAAGGTCACCAGCGGCACCACCAGTTCGGGACGAATCGCCTGCATGAAGCCGGACTCGGCGAGAAACTTCTCGTCACCCACGGTCTCGGTGACCATCCGCGAGAAGCCGGTCGGCATAACGGAATTCGCGAGGATTCCGTGCGCTTCGCCCTCGATCGCGATCACGTTCGTCAATCCCACCAGACCGGCCTTCGCGGCGGCGTAGTGAGCCTCCATCGGCTGGCCGAAGATGCCGGCCGAGGATGAGATGAACACGAATCTGCCGCCGCCGTTGCGTTTCATTTCGCGATAGGCGGGCTGGGACAGATAGAACGCGCCGTCGAGATGCACGCGCAGCATTCGGGTCCAGTCGTCGACCGAGAGGTCCTCGAATGCCACGCTGCCGAAGATCCCCGCATTGCTGACGACCGCGTCCACGCGCCCGAACGCACCCACGGCCGCATCGATAATGGCTTGGCCACCCGCCGGGCTGTCCACCGAGTCGTGGGACGCGATCGCCCGGCCGCCGGCCTTGGTGATCTCGTCGACCACCTCGTCGGCGACCTTCGCGTCGGCACCGTCGCCGCGCATCGAACCGCCGAGATCGTTGACCACCACGGCGGCGCCGCGGCGGGCCAGGTCGAGCGCGTACAGCCGGCCGAGCCCCCGACCGGCGCCGGTGACCACGGCCACCTGACCGGTTAAGTCAATCATGATGCGCTCCTGACTAACCGACGGCTGATTGACTGCCGTGAGGCCGGACTTTACGGTGGAACAGATATTTGGTCAACAATCCGGAGGTGGCGTGGGGGACGACGCTGGTGCACAGCGGTGGCAGGCCCTGGGCATGCTCGCGTCCGCGCTGGCGGGCCGGGCCGTTGCGGTCGCGGGCCTGTCGCCGGGCGAACCTGCCTGGACCGACGGCCAGACCATTCACGTCGATGCCGCCGCATCCGCGCGCGCGAAACTGGAAGCCGTGGCCGTCCAGGCCTCGATGATCGCGGCCGGCAGCCTGGACCCCGACGTCCTGCGGTCCTTGGTTCGTCACCCGCGGCTGGCCAAGCGCTACCTCGCGCTCGAGGGGCACCGGGCATTGGTTGCCAATGCTCCTTTGCTGCCAACGGTTTTGGCGTCGCTGGGCAACCGCGACATTGCGTGTCGCAGTGACTCGCCCGCCGCGTCGTTGGAGACGGCTGCCGGGCGGGCGCCGCTCGACGACCCGGCGCCGGCGTTCGGCGTGATCCGCGCGGCCAAGGTGCTGGCCGCGTGCGCGCGCGTCACCGAACAAGACGAACGGGCGGGCGCCGCGCATGTCCCGCGCAACCGCGGCCCGCAGGAGCTGGAGGAACTCGACGACGGGGAGGTCGACGACTCCGACGATCCCGACCTGTTCACCAGCCCGGTCGGTGGGGGCGGCTTCATCGGCAAGTGGCTGAAGAAGATGCTGTCGTCCGCCCGCAAGACCGGCAGCGGCGGCGGACCGCCCGGCGCGGACGCCCCGACGCATCGCACCAACTCCGCGAAACGCGGTGCGCACGCCGTATCCTCGCTGGCCTCGACCGCGAGCGAGGACATCAACGACTCCGAAGCCGCGGCGGACGGCGTGCGGTATCCGGAATGGGACGCCTCCCGCAAGCGCTACCGGCCCGCCTGGTGCACGGTGCGGGAGGTCGAGCCGACGACCAAGGCCTCGGCGACGCAGGCGATCGAGGACGCCATCGGGGTGCGACGGTCGCTCTCCCGGCTCGGCATGGGACTGCACCGTCGGCACCGCCAGTCGCAGGGGGACGACATCGACATCGACGCCGCCGTCGAGGCTCGCGTCGAGGTGCGGGCCGGATCGGTGCCCGATGAGTCGGTGTACCTGGACAGCCTGCGACGCCGGCGCGACCTGTCGGTGTTGCTGCTGCTCGACGTGTCGGGGTCGGCGGCCGAGCCCGGAACGGTCGGGCGCACGGTGCACGAGCAACAGCGCACGGCGGTGGCCAGCCTGACCGTCGCGTTGCACGATCTCGGTGACCGGGTCTCGCTCTACGCCTATTACTCGCAGGGGCGCACGGCGGTAACCATGGTGCCCGTCAAGCGGTTCAACGACCATCTCGACGCCCACATCATCCGGCGGCTGAACAGCCTGGAACCCGGTGCGTACTCCCGGCTCGGCGCGGCCATCCGGCACGGCTCGGCCGTGCTGGAGGTGCACGGCGGTACGTCCCGGCGGCTGCTGGTGGTGCTGTCCGACGGCCTTGCCTACGACCACGGATACGAGCGGGCCTACGGCGCCGCGGATGCGCGCCGCGCGCTGACCGAGGCCCGCCGGCGGGGGACCGGCTGCGTGTGCCTGACCATCGGCGCCGGCACCGACGTGGCGTCGCTGCGCCGGGTGTTCGGCAGCACCGCACATGCGACGATCGCGCGCCCGGATCAGCTCGCCGGGGTGATCGGACCGCTGTTCCGGTCGGCGTTGCGCTCGGCGGAGGTCCGCCGGAGGGTGAGCGCCTGAACACCCGCTCTCACGCTGATGCCATGTCCCCGAATTCCGTTCATGTACACATCTCGACACCAAAACCGCTCGTCAACGCACTTGAAACAAACATCTGTTCCGGTTAGGCTCCAATCACACGGAAGGGACGCTATGACCAACGAGTCCGGGATCGCTTGCCGCAACGGTGCGAATCCCGACCCGGAAGCCGACGCTGGGGGGCGGCCCTATTACCGGGCGGTCGGTAGCGAAGAGGCGATCTTCAAGGCCGCGTATCGCCAGGGCCTGGCGCTCGTGTTGAAGGGGCCGACGGGTTGCGGCAAGACCCGCTTCGTCGAGGCGATGGCCCACGACCTGGGCCGGCCGCTGATCACCGTGTCCTGTCACGACGACCTCACCACGGCCGACCTGGTCGGGCGTTATTTGCTGCGCGGCGACGAGACGGTATGGGTGGACGGCCCGCTGACCCGCGCGGTGCGTGAGGGCGCGATCTGCTACCTGGACGAGGTCGTGGAGGCCCGGCAGGACACCACCGTGGTGCTGCACCCGCTCGCCGACCACCGGCGACAGCTGCCGATCGAGCGCCTCGGCATCACCCTGGACGCGGCCCCCGGCTTCGGCCTGGTGGTGTCCTACAACCCCGGCTATCAAAGCGTGCTCAAGGACCTCAAGGATTCAACCCGCCAGCGCATGGTCGCGATCGAATTCGGTTTCCCCGCAGCCGATGTCGAAGAGGGGATCGTCGCACACGAAGCGGGTGTGGATGCCGCCACCGCGGCCGAGCTGGTTCGTTTCGGCCAGGCCATCCGCCGGCTGGAAACCGGGGGCCTGCGCGAGGTCGCGTCGACCCGCGTCCTGATCGCGGCGGGCAGGCTGCTCACCGAGGGCCTGAGCATGCCGGAGGCGGCGCGGGCCGCGATCGCCGGTCCACTCACCGATGATGTTGCCGTCGGCCGGGCGCTGGGCGAAATGGTCGACGTCTACCTGGGCGGCGGCGGATAGATGATTGACGCTGCACACCGCCCCCGCTACGGTCTGAACAAATATTAGGTCAGCCGTGGATCGTTGCGAGTGAACGGGTCACCCGGGAGGTCAGATGTCCTACGAAAGCAGCGCTGAGCCGATCAAGGTCGGCTACTTGATGGACTTCACGCTGCCGCCGGGCTTTCCCGAGGATCTGTTCGCGTCCTTCACCCGGACTTTCGACCTGATCTTCGAGGAGGCGGTCGCCCAAGGCCTGATGGACCGGCCCGTGCAGATGATCTACCGCGAGGTGGAGGGACTGCCCAAGGGCTCGGTGAAGGCGGTGATCGATGCGTACGGCGAATTGGTCGACGAGGGCTGCCTGGTGGTCTTCGGGCCGCACATCACCGACAACTGCGTGCCGACCCGCGAAGCGATCGAGGAGCGGTTCAAGGTCCCGGCCATCAGCGTCACCGGCACCGACGACTGGCTGGGCGAGTGGACCTTCGCATTCCCGCAGGGGTCCATGACCGACGAGCCGATCTTCCTGGCCGACCTGATCGCCAAACAAGGGCTTGCCGAGGTCGGTGTCCTGGTCGAGCAAAGCCTGATTGGCGAGAGCTACCTGAAGAACCTGCGAAGTGCGTGCCGGCGCAAGGGCATTCGCATCGTGGCAGAAGTTGCCATCGCCCAGACGGCCCAGGACATCAACGCCGCGGTGCAGACGCTGCACGAGGCAAAGGCCGAGGCGATCGTGCACCTGGGATTCGGATTCGGAATCGTCTTCATCAACCCCGCACTCGAGGCCCTCGGCTGGAACCCACCCCGGTTCACCACCACCGCGTGGCAGAACGCC
This genomic interval carries:
- a CDS encoding TetR/AcrR family transcriptional regulator, which codes for MAKAETLAKGKRATADRLDQAGNDDSGTRRTEILQTAASLIASSGLRTSLQEIADAAGILPGSLYHHFESKEAILIELIRRYQDDLHRIGENAKARLDEADSRPAAAKIIELGAAVANCAVHHRAALQMSFYEGPSADPELMNLTRQQSVAVQEAMVQTLRAGRWTGYIKPDIDLPTLADRICQTMLQVGLDVMRHNSAPDQVAELLCRIILQGLAARPPTDAALDRSNAFAAASAVIESWADDSDADPSDKAAHVRAVARTEFGRKGYEATTIRDIASAAGLGTGTVYRVIGSKDELLDSIMVSFGQKVEAGWVSVLRSDATPIEKLDALSWINVNALDRFSDEFRIQLAWMRQSPPTANPGWSYPTRLRQMKSLLSEGIRSGEIRIDAPSTAMLARCVIGLQWIPENILREIGKRPALVHTRDTVLRGAAVRGK
- a CDS encoding nitroreductase family protein, with the translated sequence MDIEYLLTATRSARKTLDLDAQVDLEDIRECLRVGLQAANGSNSQAWRWLVVADPKKRETIAELYRDAYLKRVGGQLLADLLPSGTPESRLMSSTEWLVENMAKVPLLVIPSYEPYLPRIDGDESFHLATLYGSIFPAVWNFQLALHTRGYGTCVTTLHLHHEDEVRELLGIPPSFVQGALLPVGRLRAGHTFSPAPRRPLDEVVAVDSWDGPGL
- a CDS encoding acyl-CoA dehydrogenase family protein, which produces MNLELSDEQVALRDTTRRFLADKAPISGHVRELLDNPTGMDDAVWRGLADLGTTGLLVPEEHGGAGMTMVEAGVVAEELGAALHPGPWLSTAVAAPRALTRLCDNDSAATILAGIADGTTVATVSFLDFQNVAAEDGNVLRGELGDVSDAAAADVLLVLAEDPDGTALFAVNTDSSGITVAPERGIDQTRKQFRVRLDGVPAQRLATAASADVAAVIDDLLIATAADALGAARAVMDLAVEYAKVRKQFGQVIGSFQAIQHLCVDMYETVELARSGVIHALWAADADLGSDEKHLAALRAKAFAGRLATVGDTAIQVLGGIGYTWEHDAHLYLKRLLSWSSLLGGPDRYLAEVGARLTRRGR
- a CDS encoding acyl-CoA dehydrogenase family protein; this encodes MDFSYPAELEQFRVELRDWLSANLTEELVAARRPSGRDDASFEMLRGWSRTMSDAGWAAVSWPREYGGRGATVLEQLVYTEETTRARAPMPLNVIGMNNIAPAIMQYGTEDQKKTLLRRMMRADDIWCQGMSEPEAGSDLASLRTRAVRDGDDFVVNGQKIWTSLGHRAHWCQLYVRTDPDAPKHKGISCLIVDMKLPGIEVRPLVTLNGDTDFAEVFFHDVRVPADALLGPLNGGWQVATTTLSHERAGAARLYAEMRVRLEELVDDIAAQTDALDDPVTLRRLGEIAVRIKYLEVLCQRSISATLHGGSEITAFGSASLAKTVWGEIGQDMAALAFDVLGTRGDDAAWANYRLTSRSLTIAGGTTQINKNITAQRVLGLPRK
- a CDS encoding SDR family NAD(P)-dependent oxidoreductase, producing MIDLTGQVAVVTGAGRGLGRLYALDLARRGAAVVVNDLGGSMRGDGADAKVADEVVDEITKAGGRAIASHDSVDSPAGGQAIIDAAVGAFGRVDAVVSNAGIFGSVAFEDLSVDDWTRMLRVHLDGAFYLSQPAYREMKRNGGGRFVFISSSAGIFGQPMEAHYAAAKAGLVGLTNVIAIEGEAHGILANSVMPTGFSRMVTETVGDEKFLAESGFMQAIRPELVVPLVTFLASRACTFTHRNYSAAAGRYARVFVGLSEGWLADTDSEPTAEDIEAHLEQMSATERFLVPGSIVDEVLEVCERRGVSAMPGNAEVAFPEPQSR
- a CDS encoding nitric oxide reductase activation protein NorD; this translates as MGDDAGAQRWQALGMLASALAGRAVAVAGLSPGEPAWTDGQTIHVDAAASARAKLEAVAVQASMIAAGSLDPDVLRSLVRHPRLAKRYLALEGHRALVANAPLLPTVLASLGNRDIACRSDSPAASLETAAGRAPLDDPAPAFGVIRAAKVLAACARVTEQDERAGAAHVPRNRGPQELEELDDGEVDDSDDPDLFTSPVGGGGFIGKWLKKMLSSARKTGSGGGPPGADAPTHRTNSAKRGAHAVSSLASTASEDINDSEAAADGVRYPEWDASRKRYRPAWCTVREVEPTTKASATQAIEDAIGVRRSLSRLGMGLHRRHRQSQGDDIDIDAAVEARVEVRAGSVPDESVYLDSLRRRRDLSVLLLLDVSGSAAEPGTVGRTVHEQQRTAVASLTVALHDLGDRVSLYAYYSQGRTAVTMVPVKRFNDHLDAHIIRRLNSLEPGAYSRLGAAIRHGSAVLEVHGGTSRRLLVVLSDGLAYDHGYERAYGAADARRALTEARRRGTGCVCLTIGAGTDVASLRRVFGSTAHATIARPDQLAGVIGPLFRSALRSAEVRRRVSA
- a CDS encoding CbbQ/NirQ/NorQ/GpvN family protein; the encoded protein is MTNESGIACRNGANPDPEADAGGRPYYRAVGSEEAIFKAAYRQGLALVLKGPTGCGKTRFVEAMAHDLGRPLITVSCHDDLTTADLVGRYLLRGDETVWVDGPLTRAVREGAICYLDEVVEARQDTTVVLHPLADHRRQLPIERLGITLDAAPGFGLVVSYNPGYQSVLKDLKDSTRQRMVAIEFGFPAADVEEGIVAHEAGVDAATAAELVRFGQAIRRLETGGLREVASTRVLIAAGRLLTEGLSMPEAARAAIAGPLTDDVAVGRALGEMVDVYLGGGG
- a CDS encoding ABC transporter substrate-binding protein, which gives rise to MSYESSAEPIKVGYLMDFTLPPGFPEDLFASFTRTFDLIFEEAVAQGLMDRPVQMIYREVEGLPKGSVKAVIDAYGELVDEGCLVVFGPHITDNCVPTREAIEERFKVPAISVTGTDDWLGEWTFAFPQGSMTDEPIFLADLIAKQGLAEVGVLVEQSLIGESYLKNLRSACRRKGIRIVAEVAIAQTAQDINAAVQTLHEAKAEAIVHLGFGFGIVFINPALEALGWNPPRFTTTAWQNAWVNPIMWNAFMGWTGVDQYDEANQIGQDFLDAYAKKYDGSRPEFCVTVVNRDVAATLVRAFTDAHPLSPRGVKEALERVKMMPAASGAPGTRVSFGKWTRRAWMGAGYLVARTLDADGINSHLVDRFGEEG